A window of the Cystobacter fuscus DSM 2262 genome harbors these coding sequences:
- a CDS encoding glycoside hydrolase family 43 protein — protein sequence MRWCLTWLTAAPLALALLVAIGLSPRAEAAESFTGYLMVHFIGEGPEGEQIYFSHSRDGLRWRDLNGGRPTLLTTIGTRGVRDPTLVRSPAGDRYWIVATDLCIGCGTSWGQSIDNGSRNLVVWESTDLINWSAPRLLNVASAISDARNAWAPEAIWNPATNDYVLYWASNVPVNGRTKHRIFYARTSDFRTLTQPQAYITPPGTDEIIDTQIIATPTSPNGYRYYRSSATAGQITVDASNDILSGWTNLGNLSRAGYSNGATPGTIVVEGPMWAQSNDGSGWNLWLDQFATGRGYTPVATNAPGNLGSYWGRSAGEIDLGATTKRHGFIMNLTAAEESRILAQWGSATISRLRSYNFSDRYIRHAALQGRVDANVQPSEDAQFRVRTGWVGGSDSVSFESVNFPGYYLRHSAFEIVLARYDGSAQFRADASFTRVAGLADASASSFRSVNFPERYLRHYNQKLRIDPIDSNLAAADATYRVVP from the coding sequence TTGCGATGGTGCCTTACCTGGCTGACCGCGGCGCCTCTGGCCCTCGCCCTGCTGGTCGCCATCGGCCTCTCCCCCCGGGCCGAGGCCGCCGAATCCTTCACCGGCTATCTCATGGTTCATTTCATCGGCGAGGGGCCTGAAGGGGAGCAGATCTATTTCTCCCACAGCCGCGACGGGTTGAGGTGGCGAGACCTCAATGGAGGCCGGCCCACCCTGCTCACCACGATTGGCACCCGGGGCGTGCGAGATCCCACGCTGGTCCGCTCCCCGGCGGGAGACCGGTATTGGATCGTGGCGACCGACCTGTGCATCGGCTGCGGCACCTCCTGGGGGCAATCCATCGACAATGGCAGCCGGAACCTCGTGGTGTGGGAGTCGACGGACCTGATCAACTGGTCCGCGCCCCGTCTGCTCAACGTCGCCTCCGCCATCTCCGATGCTCGCAACGCCTGGGCTCCGGAGGCCATCTGGAACCCGGCGACCAACGACTACGTCTTGTATTGGGCGAGCAACGTCCCGGTGAACGGACGGACCAAACACCGCATCTTCTACGCGCGCACCAGCGATTTCCGCACCCTCACCCAGCCGCAGGCCTACATCACGCCCCCCGGGACGGACGAGATCATCGACACGCAGATCATCGCGACCCCGACCAGCCCGAACGGCTATCGCTATTACCGCTCGAGCGCGACCGCGGGGCAGATCACGGTCGATGCCAGCAATGACATCCTCAGCGGCTGGACGAACCTGGGCAACCTGTCGCGCGCCGGGTATTCCAATGGTGCCACCCCGGGCACGATCGTCGTGGAGGGCCCGATGTGGGCACAGTCCAACGACGGCAGCGGGTGGAACCTGTGGCTCGACCAGTTCGCCACCGGGCGCGGCTACACCCCGGTCGCCACGAACGCTCCGGGCAACCTGGGCTCCTACTGGGGCCGTTCGGCGGGCGAGATCGACCTCGGCGCCACCACCAAGCGGCACGGGTTCATCATGAACCTCACCGCCGCCGAGGAGAGCCGGATCCTCGCCCAGTGGGGCAGTGCCACCATCAGCCGCCTGCGCTCCTACAACTTCTCCGACCGCTACATCCGTCACGCCGCCTTGCAGGGCCGCGTCGATGCCAATGTGCAGCCGTCCGAGGACGCTCAGTTCCGCGTGCGCACCGGCTGGGTGGGAGGCTCCGACTCCGTGTCGTTCGAGTCGGTCAATTTCCCCGGCTACTACCTACGCCACTCGGCCTTCGAGATCGTGCTCGCGCGCTACGACGGCTCGGCCCAGTTCCGCGCCGACGCCAGCTTCACCCGGGTCGCGGGGCTCGCCGACGCGAGCGCCTCGTCGTTCCGCTCGGTGAACTTCCCCGAGCGCTACCTGCGGCACTACAACCAGAAGCTGCGGATCGATCCCATCGACAGCAACCTCGCGGCCGCCGACGCGACCTACCGCGTGGTGCCCTGA
- a CDS encoding ATP-binding protein — MGLAVFHGIVTAHGGRREVESTPGKGSCFTLHLPRVPPPPESARSSPAAPMQPPRPSP, encoded by the coding sequence ATGGGGCTGGCCGTGTTCCACGGCATCGTCACCGCCCATGGCGGCCGAAGAGAAGTGGAGAGTACGCCGGGGAAGGGCTCCTGCTTCACCCTGCATCTGCCTCGCGTCCCGCCCCCACCCGAGAGCGCCCGCTCCTCGCCGGCGGCTCCCATGCAGCCCCCTCGGCCGTCGCCCTGA
- a CDS encoding DUF4386 domain-containing protein — MTLEATHRRTEILVASLFLITAFGSVAGSTLLDSVVDTPDYLITVSSRSASVVSGVLLWLLNDIGIVFIGLLMFPLLRKHDESLALGYVGMRMLECVFLVIGVVCALLLIPLSQEYISSGAADAAHYQTAGLLLKQARYLCLTPMMLFFLGLGGVILASLLWKSRLVPRPVSAVGVVGYAMLLPMAILPLLGVIDTSPSGRGAILAIPVMVFEIILMPIWLLAKGFNPSALEARQATHS; from the coding sequence ATGACGCTCGAAGCAACCCACCGAAGAACAGAAATATTGGTCGCTTCCCTGTTTTTGATCACGGCCTTTGGCAGTGTCGCCGGCAGCACGCTCTTGGACTCCGTCGTCGATACGCCTGACTATCTGATCACGGTTTCTTCCAGGAGCGCCTCCGTCGTCAGCGGAGTGCTCCTCTGGCTGCTCAATGACATTGGCATTGTCTTCATCGGGCTTCTCATGTTTCCACTCCTCAGGAAGCACGATGAGAGCCTGGCCCTCGGGTACGTGGGCATGCGGATGTTGGAGTGCGTCTTCCTGGTCATTGGCGTCGTCTGCGCCTTGTTGCTCATCCCGCTGAGCCAGGAGTACATCAGCTCGGGCGCGGCGGATGCCGCCCATTATCAAACGGCGGGCTTGTTGCTCAAACAGGCCAGGTATCTGTGTTTGACGCCCATGATGTTGTTTTTCCTGGGTCTTGGCGGCGTCATTCTTGCCAGCTTGCTGTGGAAGTCCCGGCTCGTTCCACGGCCCGTTTCCGCGGTCGGTGTCGTTGGGTACGCCATGTTGTTGCCAATGGCCATACTTCCTTTGTTGGGTGTTATCGATACCTCGCCGAGCGGCCGAGGAGCGATTCTCGCCATTCCGGTCATGGTTTTCGAGATCATCCTGATGCCGATATGGCTGTTGGCAAAAGGCTTCAACCCATCGGCGCTCGAAGCCAGGCAAGCCACCCACTCCTGA